Proteins encoded within one genomic window of Alphaproteobacteria bacterium HT1-32:
- a CDS encoding tetratricopeptide repeat protein, whose protein sequence is MLALVPVSIENRRMSSTDTTGETDENLIRLRAAETALNNGRLAEAEAICLALEGDDRQRAGAANILGVIARRRDDLETALTQFRRAGDLDNQTAGYFVNQGRTLIALKRPREAVVPLRRAVALRPHSGEANHNLGNALRLAGDMGGALRHYQLAATAEPPPIQALADLGTLLISLEEFGAAEPWLVAALERDPDNVDALDGLGAVELRQGRAISAERRHRRALEISPGNRSSAMNLAMALRYQGLHGEAAAIYRDLLPGLPPDDPAWSNWLFSLTFDADVTPQALYEAHRDWGQAMEAAAGPEQTFGDYEPREGRIVRIGYISGDFRAHPVAHFILPVLAHHDRSQVHVTCYANQRSSDDTTKRIRRRADQWRFVHDLDDDALAKQVRDDRIDILIELSGHTAGNRLSAMARRLAPVQMAYIGYAATTGLSRIDYRITDDATDPPGMERYYTEKLLRIPGGCLTYLPPGNTPPVKQDKRADGRPFTYGCFNNLSKVTDQCLNAWIEILNRAPDTRLMLKAPQLADPEMRARLEAKFTAGGIDPSRLDLLGHTKTQYEHFNLYNQIDLALDTFPYNGGTTTCEALHMGVPVVTYAEPGRPFRMGAGLLGGRRDDRGVSESLNDQISLAAAVAKDTRPSLSQSKPGQNQAIESALLNL, encoded by the coding sequence ATGTTAGCGCTTGTCCCTGTTTCGATTGAGAATAGGCGGATGAGCAGTACTGACACAACCGGCGAGACCGATGAAAACCTGATCCGGCTCCGCGCCGCCGAGACCGCACTGAATAACGGGCGGCTGGCAGAGGCAGAGGCGATCTGTCTCGCGCTGGAGGGGGACGACCGGCAGCGGGCAGGTGCGGCAAATATTCTGGGCGTCATCGCAAGACGCCGTGACGATCTGGAAACGGCGCTGACGCAATTCCGTCGTGCCGGTGATCTCGATAACCAGACCGCCGGGTATTTCGTTAATCAGGGCCGGACACTGATTGCCCTGAAACGGCCGCGGGAAGCGGTGGTGCCGCTGCGCCGTGCGGTGGCCTTGCGGCCGCATTCGGGGGAAGCCAACCACAATCTGGGGAACGCGCTGCGTCTGGCGGGTGATATGGGCGGCGCGCTGCGTCATTACCAGCTTGCTGCAACAGCGGAGCCGCCGCCGATACAGGCGCTGGCGGATCTCGGCACCCTGCTCATCAGTCTGGAGGAATTCGGGGCGGCAGAGCCGTGGCTGGTGGCGGCGCTGGAACGTGATCCGGACAATGTGGATGCGCTGGACGGGCTGGGCGCGGTGGAATTGCGGCAGGGCCGGGCGATTTCGGCAGAGCGTCGCCACCGCCGGGCGCTGGAGATCAGCCCGGGCAACCGCAGCTCGGCCATGAACCTCGCCATGGCGCTCCGCTATCAGGGGCTGCATGGTGAAGCGGCGGCGATCTACCGCGACCTGCTGCCCGGTCTGCCGCCTGATGACCCGGCATGGTCAAACTGGCTGTTCAGCCTGACCTTCGACGCCGATGTCACGCCGCAGGCACTCTATGAGGCGCATCGCGACTGGGGGCAGGCGATGGAAGCCGCAGCGGGGCCGGAACAGACCTTCGGGGATTATGAACCGCGGGAAGGACGGATTGTCCGGATCGGCTATATCTCCGGCGATTTCCGGGCGCATCCGGTCGCCCATTTCATTCTGCCGGTACTGGCTCACCATGATCGCAGTCAGGTGCATGTGACCTGCTACGCCAATCAGCGATCCAGCGACGACACCACCAAGCGCATCCGCCGCCGGGCGGATCAGTGGCGGTTCGTCCATGATCTCGATGATGACGCGCTGGCGAAACAGGTGCGCGACGACCGTATCGATATCCTGATCGAACTGTCGGGCCATACGGCGGGTAACCGCCTCTCAGCCATGGCCCGACGTCTGGCCCCGGTTCAGATGGCCTATATCGGCTATGCCGCGACCACCGGCCTGTCCCGTATCGATTACCGGATTACGGATGACGCCACCGACCCGCCGGGCATGGAGCGTTATTACACTGAAAAGCTGCTGCGCATCCCCGGCGGCTGCCTGACCTACCTGCCACCCGGCAACACCCCGCCGGTAAAGCAGGACAAACGGGCCGACGGACGGCCCTTCACCTATGGCTGCTTCAATAATCTCAGCAAGGTCACGGACCAGTGCCTCAATGCCTGGATCGAAATCCTCAACCGGGCGCCGGATACGAGACTGATGCTGAAAGCTCCGCAACTGGCCGACCCGGAAATGCGCGCCCGGCTGGAAGCAAAATTCACCGCCGGTGGCATCGATCCGTCACGCCTCGACCTGCTCGGCCATACCAAAACCCAGTACGAGCATTTCAACCTCTACAACCAGATCGACCTCGCCCTCGACACCTTCCCCTACAACGGCGGCACAACCACCTGCGAGGCCCTGCATATGGGCGTGCCGGTGGTAACCTACGCGGAACCGGGACGGCCGTTCAGGATGGGGGCGGGGTTGTTGGGAGGGAGGAGAGATGACAGGGGTGTTTCGGAAAGCCTGAATGATCAGATAAGTCTGGCTGCCGCCGTTGCAAAAGACACCCGACCATCTCTGAGTCAGTCCAAACCCGGACAGAATCAGGCCATTGAAAGCGCGTTACTGAATTTATAA
- a CDS encoding glycosyltransferase, whose amino-acid sequence MSFRQLGFVWPMSSRTGWGVFGANLALELTARGILPVPFIEPLDLDLPPEKMATLAPALKLQKQATAMIPPETDRVLTCPYPLLHALGNGLTTTKVSRKLSGQPDIGMVFIEDGRIDDIVRKRAERYRLILAGSQWNADLLRAGGIDHVQACPQGVDTALFSPDGPARDFDGRFTVFSGGKLEYRKGQDIVIAAFRRLLEHQPDALLAAAWHNYWPDPAPWPSAHVTGQPRQGDDRRLQLVEWVAANGIPARNFLDLGAPTNAEMATIFRGATVGLFTNRAEGGTNLVAMEAMASGLPAILSANTGHLDLISAGNCYPLTEQGSAAATADFVAVDDWGESDPEAAAVLLRQAHDNPSEAIRIGLAGSRSLQQWCWHDRIGHMLELIQEIT is encoded by the coding sequence ATGTCATTCAGGCAACTGGGATTCGTCTGGCCGATGTCGAGCCGGACCGGCTGGGGGGTTTTCGGGGCCAATCTGGCGCTGGAACTGACCGCGCGCGGCATTCTTCCCGTCCCGTTCATCGAGCCGCTGGATCTGGACCTCCCTCCCGAAAAGATGGCCACACTGGCGCCCGCCCTGAAATTGCAGAAGCAGGCGACGGCCATGATTCCGCCGGAGACAGACCGTGTACTGACCTGCCCCTATCCGCTGCTGCATGCCCTTGGCAACGGACTGACCACCACGAAAGTCAGCCGCAAGCTGTCCGGACAGCCGGATATCGGCATGGTGTTCATAGAGGATGGCCGGATTGACGATATCGTCCGCAAACGGGCAGAACGTTACCGGCTGATTCTGGCGGGCAGCCAGTGGAATGCCGATCTTCTGCGGGCCGGTGGCATTGACCATGTACAGGCCTGCCCGCAGGGGGTGGATACTGCCCTGTTCAGTCCGGACGGCCCGGCGCGGGATTTCGACGGACGGTTCACCGTCTTCTCCGGCGGCAAGCTGGAATATCGCAAGGGTCAGGATATCGTTATCGCCGCCTTCCGCCGCCTGCTGGAGCATCAGCCGGATGCCCTGCTCGCCGCTGCCTGGCACAATTACTGGCCGGACCCTGCACCCTGGCCGTCCGCACATGTCACCGGCCAGCCCCGGCAGGGTGATGACCGGCGTCTGCAACTGGTAGAATGGGTTGCGGCCAATGGCATTCCCGCGCGCAATTTCCTCGACCTTGGCGCACCGACCAATGCTGAAATGGCGACGATCTTCCGGGGGGCAACCGTCGGCCTGTTCACCAACCGGGCGGAAGGCGGCACCAACCTGGTCGCGATGGAGGCCATGGCCAGTGGTCTGCCGGCCATCCTGTCGGCCAATACCGGGCATCTGGACCTGATCTCTGCCGGGAACTGTTACCCCCTGACCGAACAGGGATCAGCCGCGGCGACCGCTGATTTTGTCGCCGTCGATGACTGGGGGGAAAGCGATCCGGAAGCAGCCGCTGTCCTGCTTCGGCAGGCTCACGACAATCCGTCCGAAGCCATCCGAATCGGCCTTGCCGGCAGCCGCAGCCTGCAACAGTGGTGCTGGCATGACCGCATCGGGCATATGCTGGAACTGATTCAGGAAATCACCTGA
- the benE gene encoding benzoate/H(+) symporter BenE family transporter has product MDMALSPQATAAGLLSGFVGFSSSFAIVVAGLTAVGASQQEVTSGLMAASLAMGLCTIFLSLKYRLPISIAWSTPGAALLATGAAPEGGFAVAVGAFLVCGVLIVLAGSVKTLGRWVSSIPSPLANAMLAGVLLPLCLAPVKAVGQFPLFGLAIVIAWAVVGRINRLLAMPAAVVVTIAGIALTSDVGMAELGNLWPDPVVVVPQFTLTGVIGIALPLFIVTMASQNIPGMAVLNANGYHPDPNPLFRWTGLFSILGAPFGSHAVNLAAITAALCANEEAHPDPAKRWQAAVVAGSVYVLFGLGAGAATAFISASPPILIEAVAGLALLGALGASLMGAVSDSTHREAALITFLTTASGVAFFGVSGAFWGLLAGGAMMALGKIGRKS; this is encoded by the coding sequence ATGGATATGGCGTTATCACCACAGGCGACAGCGGCGGGGCTGCTGTCCGGGTTTGTCGGTTTTTCTTCTTCCTTTGCCATTGTTGTGGCCGGGCTGACGGCGGTCGGGGCCAGCCAGCAGGAGGTGACATCCGGGCTGATGGCGGCGTCGCTGGCGATGGGGCTTTGCACCATTTTCCTCAGCCTGAAATACCGCCTGCCGATTTCCATTGCCTGGTCAACGCCGGGGGCAGCATTGCTGGCGACGGGGGCGGCTCCGGAAGGGGGATTCGCGGTTGCGGTCGGGGCGTTTCTGGTCTGCGGGGTGCTGATTGTACTGGCCGGGTCGGTCAAGACCCTCGGGCGCTGGGTTTCGTCGATTCCGTCACCCCTTGCCAATGCGATGCTGGCGGGTGTCCTGCTGCCGCTCTGTCTGGCACCGGTGAAGGCGGTGGGTCAGTTCCCGCTGTTCGGGCTGGCGATTGTGATTGCCTGGGCGGTGGTCGGGCGGATCAACCGGCTGCTGGCAATGCCGGCGGCGGTGGTTGTCACCATCGCAGGGATTGCGCTGACCAGTGATGTGGGGATGGCAGAGCTTGGCAATCTCTGGCCCGATCCGGTGGTTGTGGTGCCGCAGTTCACGCTGACGGGGGTGATTGGCATCGCGCTGCCGCTGTTCATCGTGACAATGGCCTCGCAGAATATTCCGGGAATGGCGGTGCTGAATGCCAATGGTTATCACCCCGACCCGAACCCGCTGTTCCGCTGGACCGGCCTGTTCTCCATCCTGGGTGCGCCTTTCGGATCACATGCGGTGAACCTTGCGGCGATCACGGCAGCACTCTGCGCTAATGAAGAGGCGCATCCGGATCCGGCAAAACGCTGGCAGGCGGCGGTTGTGGCGGGCTCGGTCTATGTGCTGTTCGGTCTTGGTGCGGGGGCGGCAACAGCCTTCATCAGTGCCTCGCCGCCTATTCTGATTGAGGCGGTGGCCGGTCTGGCCCTGCTTGGTGCACTCGGTGCGTCCCTGATGGGGGCAGTCAGTGACAGTACGCACCGGGAAGCGGCGCTGATTACTTTTCTGACCACGGCGTCGGGTGTTGCCTTCTTCGGCGTCAGTGGTGCGTTCTGGGGATTGCTGGCTGGCGGCGCGATGATGGCGCTGGGAAAGATCGGCCGGAAAAGCTGA
- a CDS encoding GIY-YIG nuclease family protein: MIQSAWTYILTNRRHGTLYVGVTRDIARRMTEHRTGNLPGFASRYNLHRLVLVEHHDRLTDAITREKQIKNWHRSWKLNLIEQQNPTWRDLFQDING, from the coding sequence ATGATACAATCAGCCTGGACATACATCCTGACGAACCGCCGGCACGGGACACTTTATGTCGGCGTCACCCGGGACATCGCCCGTCGCATGACCGAACACCGGACCGGCAACCTCCCCGGCTTTGCCAGCCGCTACAATCTCCACCGGCTTGTGCTTGTCGAACATCACGACCGGCTGACAGACGCCATCACCCGTGAAAAGCAGATAAAGAACTGGCACCGCAGCTGGAAACTCAACCTGATCGAACAGCAAAACCCGACATGGCGAGATCTCTTTCAGGACATTAACGGCTAG
- a CDS encoding SpoIIE family protein phosphatase: MKQLLLIDSEGGTADLLREACALSPWLSADILTATTDAEALPLLEQAGDHIGLVMVSIDGGDITGPGLFRSVERRDLRVPRIALTCGDDIETVRTALREGAVDFLTRPLNVADAIATIDRVMSDTERRRRNWRERSDYSALMREVEIAAKMQQQILPTRFPRDGTIEVHGAMRPAKIMGGDFYDVFKLDDHRIGFAIGDVAGKSVPAAFYMAVARTLLRSAADAHASPAACMATVDRLLSDYDIPGIFVTAFLGILDTRSNLITYANAGHCLPYIGDNDGNLRELEGGRSTVLGIGAGLTYDEDEVTLQPGEFLFLYTDGVTESISAAGHDFGNGSLEAWLRANCTVPAEQIGEGVLNAITDFAHGREQHDDLTCLVVRQRMQTIRS, from the coding sequence ATGAAGCAGTTACTGTTGATCGACAGCGAAGGCGGCACAGCGGACCTGCTGCGCGAAGCCTGTGCACTATCACCCTGGCTGAGTGCAGATATCCTGACCGCCACAACAGATGCCGAGGCCCTGCCGCTTCTTGAACAGGCCGGTGATCATATCGGGCTGGTCATGGTCTCCATCGATGGCGGAGATATCACCGGGCCGGGGCTGTTCAGATCTGTCGAACGCCGTGACCTGCGTGTCCCCCGCATCGCGCTGACCTGTGGCGATGATATAGAGACCGTCCGGACCGCCCTGCGTGAAGGGGCGGTTGATTTCCTGACCCGCCCCCTGAATGTCGCAGACGCCATCGCCACCATCGACCGTGTGATGAGCGATACCGAACGTCGTCGTCGCAACTGGCGCGAACGCTCCGACTATTCCGCCCTGATGCGCGAGGTCGAGATTGCCGCCAAGATGCAACAACAGATCCTGCCAACCCGCTTCCCCCGAGACGGCACAATTGAAGTGCACGGCGCCATGCGACCGGCAAAAATCATGGGCGGCGACTTCTATGATGTCTTCAAACTGGATGATCACCGCATCGGCTTTGCCATCGGTGATGTCGCCGGGAAAAGTGTGCCCGCCGCCTTTTACATGGCCGTTGCCCGCACCCTGCTCCGCTCTGCCGCCGACGCCCACGCCTCTCCCGCCGCCTGTATGGCGACCGTCGACCGGCTGCTGTCCGACTACGATATCCCCGGTATCTTCGTCACCGCATTTCTCGGCATTCTCGACACCCGCAGCAACCTCATCACCTATGCCAATGCCGGTCATTGCCTGCCCTATATCGGCGACAATGACGGCAATCTGCGGGAACTGGAAGGCGGCCGCAGCACCGTGCTGGGCATCGGCGCGGGTCTCACCTACGATGAGGATGAGGTAACATTACAGCCGGGAGAATTCCTGTTCCTCTATACCGACGGTGTCACGGAAAGCATCAGTGCCGCCGGGCACGACTTCGGTAATGGCAGCCTGGAGGCCTGGCTACGCGCCAACTGCACTGTCCCCGCCGAACAGATCGGCGAAGGGGTGTTGAACGCCATCACGGACTTCGCCCATGGCCGGGAACAGCATGATGACCTGACCTGTCTGGTGGTGAGGCAGCGTATGCAGACCATCCGTTCGTGA
- a CDS encoding flagellar hook capping protein, translated as MVDAVDVNALTGASTKAQTSKLKLTDDFDTFLTLLTTQLQNQDPLEPLDTNQFTQQLVEFASVEQLIDQSASLEDLIALQEETTQIGAAGYIGNTIEYDGSAAPFVDGEANWAYVLPSDATSVELKVLDSSGTAVFTTDGATSAGVHTFNWDGSENFGSGAAPGNYQLSVVAKNSEGKDLTAEIRSIGKVTGLDLSSGEPLLSVNGILVSTSTLLGVEAPKTTISDS; from the coding sequence ATGGTTGACGCAGTTGACGTCAATGCACTGACAGGTGCGAGCACCAAGGCTCAGACCAGCAAACTGAAGCTGACTGACGATTTCGATACCTTCCTGACCCTGCTGACCACCCAGTTGCAGAATCAGGATCCGCTGGAACCGCTGGATACCAACCAGTTCACCCAGCAGCTGGTGGAATTTGCCAGTGTCGAGCAGCTCATCGACCAGAGCGCAAGCCTGGAAGACCTGATCGCGCTGCAGGAAGAAACCACGCAGATCGGTGCCGCCGGTTACATCGGCAACACCATCGAGTATGACGGATCAGCAGCACCCTTTGTGGATGGCGAGGCCAACTGGGCCTATGTCCTGCCGTCGGATGCCACATCCGTTGAACTGAAGGTTCTCGACAGCTCCGGCACGGCGGTCTTCACGACCGACGGTGCGACATCAGCCGGGGTTCACACCTTTAACTGGGATGGCAGCGAGAATTTCGGATCCGGTGCAGCACCCGGAAACTATCAGCTTTCCGTGGTCGCAAAGAACTCGGAAGGCAAGGATCTCACTGCCGAAATCCGGTCCATCGGGAAGGTAACAGGCCTCGACCTGTCCTCCGGCGAGCCACTGCTTTCGGTCAATGGCATTCTCGTTTCCACCTCGACCCTACTGGGTGTCGAGGCCCCGAAAACAACCATAAGCGACTCCTGA
- the flgE gene encoding flagellar hook protein FlgE, whose product MSISGALTSGVSGLQVNSSALGAIADNISNSNTIGYKRTESRFSTLVTQQISGTQYSPGGVQDNVQSEISTQGLLSSSTSSLDAGISGQGFFVTTQTANAATSDTHFYTRAGNWKADDDGFLKNTSGFYLRAWPTDSAGNVVNSSGTIVSTPSESTFSELTSVNINSLQGTATPTSNLGLSVNLPASAATGAANSVNTSVVVYDSLGDTHQLTFNWEKTAALTWDVTVTIDDGGATVGAAYNGTPMTVVFNTDGTPATYEGAATPPALAITGLTNAADDFNITLDLGTANSADGITQVASPYITNSVEQDGRSFGSLSGLSFDQSGFLNATFDNGTSRPIFKVPLATFVNPDGMESRSGNVFIETAESGTFLLRAAQTGGSGSVEGGTLEQSTVDIAEEFTRMIVVQRAFSANTKTIQTADEMLEELVRLKR is encoded by the coding sequence ATGAGTATTTCAGGCGCATTAACCTCAGGAGTCTCCGGCCTCCAGGTCAATTCGAGTGCGCTCGGCGCGATTGCCGACAACATCTCGAACTCCAACACCATCGGTTACAAACGGACCGAAAGCCGTTTCTCTACACTGGTCACTCAGCAGATATCCGGAACCCAGTATTCTCCGGGTGGCGTACAGGACAATGTGCAGAGTGAAATCTCGACGCAGGGTCTGTTGTCTTCGTCAACGTCATCGCTTGATGCCGGTATTTCCGGTCAGGGCTTTTTCGTCACGACACAGACGGCGAACGCCGCAACCTCTGACACACATTTCTACACCCGGGCCGGTAACTGGAAGGCTGATGACGATGGCTTCCTGAAAAACACCTCGGGATTTTATCTCCGGGCATGGCCAACGGACTCTGCTGGCAACGTGGTCAACAGTTCCGGGACGATCGTCAGCACACCGTCGGAAAGTACCTTCAGTGAACTGACATCCGTTAACATCAACTCACTTCAGGGAACGGCAACCCCGACATCCAACCTGGGTCTTTCGGTGAACCTGCCGGCAAGTGCCGCAACAGGTGCCGCGAACTCGGTCAACACGTCGGTTGTGGTCTATGACTCACTTGGCGATACGCACCAGCTGACCTTCAACTGGGAAAAGACGGCTGCCCTGACATGGGATGTCACTGTCACCATCGATGACGGTGGTGCAACGGTTGGTGCGGCCTATAACGGCACGCCGATGACGGTTGTGTTCAACACGGACGGTACACCCGCCACCTATGAAGGTGCCGCAACACCGCCCGCGCTGGCAATCACCGGTCTGACCAATGCTGCCGATGACTTCAACATCACCCTTGATCTGGGAACGGCAAACTCAGCGGATGGCATCACCCAGGTAGCTTCGCCTTACATTACCAACTCGGTGGAACAGGATGGCCGGTCTTTCGGTTCGCTCAGCGGACTGTCTTTCGATCAGTCCGGCTTCCTGAATGCCACCTTCGACAACGGTACCAGCCGGCCAATCTTCAAGGTTCCGCTGGCGACCTTCGTCAATCCGGATGGTATGGAAAGCCGGTCGGGGAACGTCTTCATCGAAACTGCTGAATCCGGCACCTTCCTGCTGCGTGCTGCGCAGACAGGTGGCTCCGGCTCGGTTGAAGGCGGTACACTCGAACAGTCGACGGTTGATATTGCCGAGGAATTCACCCGCATGATCGTGGTCCAGCGGGCGTTCTCTGCCAATACGAAGACCATTCAGACCGCTGATGAAATGCTGGAAGAACTCGTCCGCCTCAAACGCTGA
- a CDS encoding tetratricopeptide repeat protein — MTTAQPSPGAGLAAHQAGDLTTAANIYDACLRSTPDNPDLLHLRGLVYHQTGDQVAALRAIDRALAKAPGTPLFLGSRGVVLLASGDPAAACQALESARQGRPDDPKILTNLGLARGRMGDIDAARACHDQALTRDPNCVDALINRGNLRERLDDIDGAVEDLTAAHELAPDNADILNNLGFACLSGNRIGEARRALTSALTLSPAHVEAAVNLSHLDLLTGDFVRGWRGYEARRQRAGWHVASPACPEWQGEDISGRTVLVVCEQGYGDVIQFARHALDLLDRGASVDLYADACIADLLTTVPGVGKVVSDVSGEDWDYWVPAMSLPFRLGLDAPPGIAAAYLTAPRTVVTLTRGAGFCHRGNPRHRNDARRSLPADMAASFLKGRDEAFVSLNRDNAPDNSASPEGMKGRTDIEDFTDLARIIAGLDLVISVDTAVAHLAGALGRPCWLLLPFSPDWRWGLDGEVTSLYPEMRLFRQPLPGDWSSVLSRIAAELDKRS, encoded by the coding sequence GTGACCACTGCGCAGCCGAGTCCGGGAGCCGGTCTGGCCGCACATCAGGCCGGTGATCTGACAACTGCGGCAAATATTTATGATGCCTGTCTGCGAAGCACGCCGGATAACCCGGACCTGCTGCATCTGCGGGGGCTGGTTTACCACCAGACCGGCGATCAGGTCGCTGCATTGAGGGCGATTGACCGGGCGCTCGCAAAGGCTCCGGGCACGCCGTTATTCCTCGGAAGCCGTGGTGTGGTGCTGTTGGCGTCAGGTGATCCCGCAGCCGCCTGTCAGGCACTTGAATCTGCCCGTCAGGGCCGCCCGGATGATCCGAAAATTCTGACCAATCTGGGACTGGCCAGGGGCCGGATGGGTGACATTGATGCAGCCCGTGCCTGTCACGATCAGGCGCTGACGCGGGACCCGAACTGTGTTGATGCCCTGATTAACCGGGGCAACCTGCGGGAGCGACTGGATGATATTGACGGTGCTGTTGAAGACCTCACGGCAGCGCATGAACTTGCTCCGGATAATGCGGACATCCTGAATAATCTCGGCTTTGCCTGCCTGTCCGGTAACCGGATAGGGGAAGCCCGGCGGGCGCTGACGTCTGCTCTGACACTGTCTCCCGCGCATGTGGAGGCAGCCGTCAATCTGTCCCATCTTGATTTGCTGACCGGTGATTTCGTCAGGGGCTGGCGTGGTTATGAAGCGCGTCGTCAGCGCGCAGGCTGGCATGTGGCATCACCGGCTTGTCCGGAATGGCAGGGTGAGGACATCAGCGGCAGAACTGTGCTGGTGGTCTGTGAACAGGGGTATGGCGATGTGATCCAGTTTGCCCGTCACGCTCTTGATCTGCTGGACCGGGGTGCCAGTGTTGACCTGTATGCGGATGCCTGCATTGCCGATCTGCTGACCACGGTGCCCGGCGTCGGGAAAGTCGTCAGCGATGTTTCCGGCGAGGACTGGGATTATTGGGTGCCGGCGATGAGCCTGCCCTTCCGGCTGGGGCTGGATGCCCCGCCGGGCATTGCTGCTGCCTATCTTACGGCACCCCGGACTGTTGTTACGCTGACACGAGGGGCAGGCTTCTGTCATCGGGGTAATCCCCGTCATCGCAATGATGCCCGGCGCAGCCTGCCAGCGGATATGGCGGCCAGCTTTCTGAAAGGACGGGATGAAGCTTTTGTCTCGCTGAACCGTGATAATGCGCCGGATAACAGCGCGTCGCCGGAGGGAATGAAGGGGCGGACTGATATTGAAGACTTCACTGATCTTGCCCGTATCATAGCAGGCCTTGATCTGGTGATTTCTGTGGATACGGCTGTGGCGCATCTGGCTGGTGCGCTTGGAAGACCCTGCTGGCTGCTGCTGCCCTTCTCACCGGACTGGCGTTGGGGGCTGGATGGCGAAGTAACGTCGCTTTATCCGGAAATGCGCCTGTTCCGCCAGCCCCTGCCCGGTGACTGGAGCAGTGTGCTGTCGCGGATTGCCGCTGAACTGGACAAACGCTCATGA